From a region of the Vanrija pseudolonga chromosome 2, complete sequence genome:
- the hmt2 gene encoding Sulfide:quinone oxidoreductase, mitochondrial, producing MSLAARAFPILSRAASTSAASTGKHKVVVVGAGTGGLTAANQIYNTLKAQGKTLADGDIAIIDAAKTHDYQPGFTIVGGGLADKTKFRRDLDSIIPKQFEHIHQNVKTFEPGTNQVVLADGTKVGYEYLVVAPGIELKWSKVKGLPEAIANPAQSKVGSVYSYDTVDKAWDLIRDFQPGNGEAVFTQPFGPVKCAGAPQKVAYLSNSYWKSQGRSDIHSTFVTGIGAMFGVPHYAKALNALRESKGNIDAKFNSNLVEVKDKVAVFEKVAGDDVGSKYEVPFGLLHVVPPQGAYDFVKNSAIADAAGFVEVDDFTTQHKKYENVFSLGDASSLPTSKTAAAISAQAPVLVHNLLTHLETGKMGSARYDGYTSCPLFTGDNKLLLAEFRYGGELQETFARWGLNQANPNAFTYYLTKDFFPAAYFAKFVKGEWYGPRTIFPPSYL from the coding sequence ATGTCCCTCGCCGCACGGGCCTTCCCCATcctctcgcgcgccgcgtccacctcggccgcctcgactgGCAAGcacaaggtcgtcgtcgtcggtgccggcaCTGGCGGTCTCACTGCCGCCAACCAGATCTACAACACGCTCAAGGCGCAGggcaagacgctcgccgacggcgacattgCCATCATTGACGCGGCCAAGACGCACGACTACCAGCCCGGCTTTACgattgtcggcggcggcctcgccgacaagaCCAAGTTccgccgcgacctcgactcgATCATCCCCAAGCAGTTTGAGCACATTCACCAGAACGTCAAGACGTTCGAGCCCGGAACCAACcaggtcgtgctcgccgacggaaCAAAGGTCGGCTACGAgtacctcgtcgtcgcgcccggcATCGAGCTCAAGTGGTCCAAGGTCAAGGGCCTGCCCGAGGCCATTGCCAACCCGGCCCAGTCCAAGGTCGGCTCAGTCTACTCGTACGACACGGTCGACAAGGCCTGGGACCTCATCCGCGACTTCCAGCCCGGCAACGGCGAGGCCGTCTTCACGCAACCCTTCGGCCCCGTCAagtgcgccggcgcgccccaGAAGGTCGCCTACCTCTCCAACTCGTACTGGAAGAGCCAGGGCCGCAGCGACATCCACTCGACGTTCGTGACCGGCATCGGCGCCATGTTCGGTGTCCCCCACTacgccaaggcgctcaacgCGCTCCGCGAGTCCAAGGGCAACATTGACGCCAAGTTCAACTCgaacctcgtcgaggtcaaggacaaggtcgccGTGTTTGAGAAGGTTGCCGGCGACGATGTTGGCAGCAAGTACGAGGTGCCCTTCGGCCTGCTCCACGTCGTCCCTCCCCAGGGCGCGTACGACTTTGTCAAGAACTcggccatcgccgacgctgcgggttttgtcgaggttgacgactTCACCACCCAGCACAAGAAGTACGAGAACGTCTTCTCGCTCGGtgacgcgtcgtcgctccccACGTCCaagacggccgccgccatctcGGCCCAGGCCCCCGTGCTTGTTCACAACCTCCTCACGCACCTCGAGACGGGCAAGATGGGCTCGGCCCGCTACGACGGCTACACGTCGTGCCCCCTGTTCACTGGCGACAacaagctcctcctcgccgagttcAGGTACGGCGGTGAGCTCCAGGAGACGTTTGCCCGCTGGGGCCTCAACCAGGCCAACCCCAACGCCTTCACCTACTACCTCACCAAGGACTTCTTCCCCGCGGCTTACTTTGCCAAGTTTGTCAAGGGCGAGTGGTACGGCCCCCGCACCATCTTCCCTCCTTCCTACCTCTAA
- the ARHGAP1 gene encoding Rho GTPase-activating protein 1, with the protein MPQTLPTRYERRSSIASSTASQSPPPRTTSLPESPGSFRVERPSALMSRLNRLSNSTSRPNLPSPPPQEDSYTSRAANAMRSVSQSGKDVLRRTGLGAWAGGSSANNSLAVTEQDEQEEDDLKPPVSRSAAWPLLPHLSPQPPHLSPRINASTSLDTSSILYATMSNHPPPLANLPLLVLNLAALAAVPTPVTNDVLLATVLRRLEPWVGDEGEAGYTLIVLAAEEDTASGNGKRRALPGVTWWIWNWRRIPRKYRKNLKRLYIVHPGTAARTLLPITLPLLSPKSYPKLHIVPSLLALARAGIPLRGVDVPLSTLAEEARVLREHPELAIPRSGMASFGLMNTLGQQGGVLGGLGWGVSAISSAIGTANSYLPFKLAAGALPPTPEERKTSLDQERTEPTKYWSGDLDKILADNKGHLPRVLHELRALILGMCSDTEGIFRKTASSHLLPPIQGLLDLPPKTQPRIDWAGVAINDPHLPPILFMRLLKGLSGALIPEDLYPLIRSTYTPDEIRTNLLPSLSPASLLVLTHLTHIGHHLLAHEDQTRMGATNLAIVFAPSLISGQDPRVDAALCLEPGKSLPPSLMPPGWAESGGTQTLVGLLQLWISEWPAVAEFTVSRNGWCDCAWADAGGQLSASDPSTPIGMGRRTSGARSGLYHELLGSQVMSSLAPATEAEHEAGVGAGLGYILNEDNKKLLG; encoded by the exons ATGCCACAGACACTGCCGACACGCTACGAGCGGCGTAGCAGCATAGCAAGTAGCACGGCATCTCAATCACCGCCCCCAAGAACGACAAGCCTCCCAGAGTCACCAGGCTCATTCCGTGTCGAACGACCTTCGGCGCTAATGTCGCGCCTTAACCGCCTATCAaactcgacgtcgcgcccaaacctcccctcgccaccacctcaGGAAGACTCTTACACCTCACGCGCGGCCAACGCGATGCGTTCAGTCTCGCAGAGTGGTAAGGACGTGCTTCGCCGCACTGGCCTGGGAGCATGGGCCGGCGGTTCTAGTGCCAACAACTCATTAGCCGTGACCGAGCAAGACGAGCAAGAGGAAGACGACTTGAAGCCGCCGGTCTCAAGGTCCGCGGCGTGGCCCCTCTTACCGCACCTGTcaccgcagccgccgcatCTGTCACCGCGCATCAATGCGTCCACATCACTCGACACGAGCTCAATCCTCTATGCCACAATGTCAAACCACCCTCCACCACTTGCCAACCTGCCCCTGTTGGTCCTCAACCTAGCTGccctggcggcggtgccgacaCCCGTGACCAACGATgtgctcctcgccaccgtgctgcggcggctggagCCATGGGTTGGTGACGAAGGAGAAGCGGGGTACACGCTCATTGTTCTCGCTGCCGAAGAAGACACCGCTTCAGGCAACGGCAAGCGGAGGGCGCTGCCCGGTGTGACGTGGTGGATTTGGAACTGGCGTCGAATTCCCCGCAA GTACCGCAAGAACCTCAAGAGGCTG TACATTGTGCATCCTGgaacggcggcaagga CCCTGCTCCCTATCACCTTGCCCCTGCTGTCGCCCAAGTCGTACCCCAAGCTGCACATTGTTCCATCGTTACtggccctcgcgcgcgccggcatcCCATTACGCGGCGTTGATGTGCCCCTGTCCACCCTGGCTGAGGAGGCCCGAGTTCTTCGCGAGCACCCGGAGTTAGCGATCCCTCGTTCCGGGATGGCTTCGTTCGGGCTCATGAACACCTTGGGTcagcagggcggcgtgctcggcggtcTAGggtggggcgtgagcgccatctcgtcggcgaTCGGCACGGCCAACAGTTACCTTCCATTCAAGCTTGCTGCTGGAGCGCTGCCACCTACTCCTGAGGAGAGGAAGACGTCGCTGGACCAGGAGAGAACTGAGCCAACAAAGTATTGGAGCGGTGATCTCGACAAAATTCTTGCGGATAACAAGGGCCACTTGCCGCGCGTGCTGCACGAGCTCAGAGCTTTGATCCTGGGCATGTGCTCTGATACCGAGGGTATCTTCCGCAAGACGGCTTCG TCACATCTTCTTCCTCCGATTCAAGGCCTGCTTGACCTCCCGCCAAAGACCCAACCCAGAATCGATTGGGCCGGAGTCGCCATTAACGACCCGCATCTTCCTCCCATCCTGTTCATGAGGTTGCTGAAGGGACTCTCAGGCGCACTCATTCCAGAGGACCTGTACCCCCTCATTCGGAGCACCTATACCCCGGACGA AATCCGCACAAACCTCCTTCCGTCTCTCTCCCCGGCAAGCCTGTTGGTATTGACCCATCTCACCCATAtcggccaccacctccttgCCCACGAGGACCAGACGCGCATGGGGGCGACCAACCTTGCGATTGTGTTTGCGCCGTCCCTCATCTCGGGTCAGGACCCGAGGGTGGACGCGGCGCTGTGCTTGGAGCCCGGCAAGTCGCTCCCACCATCCCTCATGCCCCCTGGCTGGGCCGAGAGCGGCGGAACGCAGACTCTTGTCGGCCTGCTGCAGCTGTGGATCTCCGAGTGGCCCGCGGTCGCCGAGTTCACGGTGTCCAGGAACGGCTGGTGCGACTGCGCGTGGGCGGATGCTGGAGGCCagctgagcgcgagcgaccCCTCAACGCCAATTGGTATGGGACGGAGGACGAGTGGGGCGAGGTCGGGCCTGTACCATGAGCTCCTTGGAAGCCAAGTCATGAGCTCTCTCGCCCCAGCCACAGAGGCAGAGCACGAGGCCGGAGTGGGTGCTGGCCTCGGATACATCTTAAACGAAGACAACAAGAAACTGTTAGGATAG
- the asaE_4 gene encoding MFS transporter asaE, which translates to MPPPPSAAPTPTSPIQAFHPSIAARRASRPTGTRPEPDSLQPTPSPSPPPQAPPAIYRPPKDIETPGPSIPPSRADSFVDLELSVLGPTPGGSTDAVNTSALALEREVAALPPVDGGKDAWLFLLSATLVETTVWGLPYTVGVLHAFWSTKMFPHDEATLTLAATLQTGLMYMSAAFLGPLFTAFPQYEKTMQAVGLVVAAIALIGSAFVTKAWHLVLTFGVLYPFAGATYLPCATLIYEWFQARRGMATGIMFAGTGAGGTVFPFIVQALLGRFGYKATMVAIGLGFLLINAAALAFVRRRVPVGRGAGSARRHRPQIDWSFLKMGGMWAGTLVILFTAMGNFIPSLWIPTFADAIGATRPNGTALVAIMNAASVPGNTLTGYISDRVPPRLAIFGSCALAATATLVLWGFGTTNGLLVGFSIVWGFTALSFVGQWSRMITVISKGDPTLPGLLFSFFTMLKGVGNLTSGPLSTILLNSGEHFRGSIAKGAAGAYGNTNYGILLIYTAAATFAAAIAGTFFPTK; encoded by the exons atgccaccaccacccagcgcagcgccgacaccAACGAGCCCGATCCAGGCGTTCCACCCGTCcatcgcggcgcgccgcgcctcacGGCCGACCGGCACGCGCCCCGAGCCAGACAGCCTgcagccgacgccgagcccctccccgccaccgcaggcgccgccggcgatcTACCGCCCGCCAAAGGACATTGAGACGCCTGGCCCCAGCATCCCGCCGAGCAGGGCCGACTCgttcgtcgacctcgagctgaGCGTGCTCGGCCCCACGCCGGGCGGGAGCACCGACGCGGTCAACACGAGCGCGCTGgctctcgagcgcgaggtcgctgccCTCCCGCCTGTCGATGGGGGCAAGGACGCGTGGCTTTTCTTGCTCTCCGCCACGCTCGTCGAGACCACCGTCTGGGGCCTGCCGTACACTGTTGGCGTGCTGCACGCCTTCTGGAGCACGAAAATGTTCCCccacgacgaggcgacgctcacgctcgctgcGACGCTGCAGACGGGCCTGATGTACATGTCGGCGGCATTCCTCGGCCC TCTGTTCACCGCGTTCCCGCAGTACGAGAAGACGATGCAGGCGGTCGGGCTGGTCGTGGCCGCCATTGCGCTGATCGGGTCGGCGTTCGTCACAAAG GCAtggcacctcgtcctcacctTTGGCGTCCTGTACCCCTTCGCGGGCGCGACGTACCTGCCGTGCGCGACGCTGATCTACGAGTGGTTCCAAGCGCGCCGTGGCATGGCGACGGGGATCATGTTCGCCGGcacgggcgcgggcggcaccGTGTTCCCGTTCATCGTgcaggcgctgctcggcagGTTCGGGTACAAGGCGACCATGGTGGCCATCGGGCTCGGCTTCCTGCTCATcaacgcggcggcgctggcgttcgtgcgccgccgcgtgcctGTTGGCCGTGGTGCcggctcggcacgccgccaccgcccccagATCGACTGGAGCTTCTTGAAGATGGGCGGCATGTGGGCCGGCACGCTGGTCATCCTGTTCACCGCCATGGGCAACTTTATCCCCAGCCTCTGGATCCCCACGTTTGCCGACGCGatcggcgcgacgaggccaaaCGGTACCGCGCTCGTGGCTATCATGAATG CCGCATCCGTCCCAGGAAACACCCTCACAGGCTACATCTCCGACCGCGTCCCGCCCCGCCTGGCCATCTTCGGCTCGTGTGCGCTcgcagcgacagcgacgctgGTCCTCTGGGGCTTCGGCACGACCAacggcctgctcgtcggcttCTCCATCGTGTGGGGCTTCACCGCGCTCAGCTTTGTCGGGCAGTGGAGCCGCATGATCACGGTCATTAGCA AGGGCGACCCCACCCTGCCCGGCCTcctcttctccttcttcacCATGCTCAAGGGCGTCGGGAACCTCACCTCGGGCCCTCTGTCGACCATCCTCCTCAACTCCGGCGAGCACTTCCGCGGCTCGATCGCGAAGGGCGCGGCTGGAGCCTACGGCAATACCAACTACGGTATCCTCCTCATCTAcaccgctgctgccaccTTTGctgccgccatcgccggcACCTTCTTCCCCACAAAGTAA
- the cnd1 gene encoding Condensin complex subunit 1, which yields MDNYNLQEELLSLSSDPSIYPIRNELDIPDLSSSTIDEHLSMAIEAVVNDPDVILHSPDQTIDVFASVLKHADAPTVNGAVLQKTLDAICSGMSHHATAVMALVAPGNDDLDAPLQHKTQLELWAFLMQWFVAAAEKGAGRQPGEEAVATKARGGAKGKKTTKAAAQPTSFVWVDHLPLVLNTMHRALRLPTSRIWRTSSEREAFVSCFTKPAYQLAEAEAYLKVNDIRLGVYKVICLAVKFHGHAFGAQTSIVQNLTYFEHLSEPMAELLAILEKEFDYPQLAEEVLRDVAGKTFSHTDAKGPRSFSRFLVRLAELSPRVVHKQMPLLLTHLDSDAHPMRMAIVEIIGLLIKDLSMAEDGDEEQKKKQIKRFFEILLERFLDLNSYVRSKVLTTLIKLCDLPVKFPKQRAQIAELTIRTLEDKTSSARRYAIQLLCKLLETHPFGALHGGTLNLPEWQERYDKVCVELEKVDTQEMEKARRDAGMDDEDSDEDSDEEEEETAEEDAEEDEEADDDDYEGDEDADETEGTPKPKPKKVKKEKKERKPRKSQIDMAAVEAEQSSLDAEAVMRLRLTKKYYSDALRFINQIESSIPTLCQLLVSTNKTEVLESMRFFRTAYEYNIASSEQGIKTMLHLIWTKDVNATTDEGTETRSIRGNLIDVYRSLYFDVVPDLTPKQQVNRIAKNMIERTYGATLAELTSLEELMRTMMLDGGVHPDVINKLWQVYSTEQEIPKAQRQGAIIILGMLAVAKREIVADRVEALLKIGLGPHGMNDLVLARYTCIALQRLGGSAKKVKGSLADKTMRLPMDNPVFVKLQNVIEHASRSPQWFGMAEQAVNTIYLLGQQPDALCGQIIKDLTARVFAKTAAVEAAPEPEATQEAGESPAETAPSVDGTEVTDAASTQGEAVVPKEPSKDEIGAFKLAQLVFVVGHVALKHIVYLELVEREFKRRKDEKAKEKAAEKAKEKDGGNDLEAVAGNAEDDIGDLIANIREKELLYGEKSLLALYGPMIAAICASPKRYRVGFCHKYNTDRQSPTLREAAVLALTKFMCVSSAFCEAHLLLLFKILETSRDPIVRSNIVIALGDIAVCWGSLIDDNSERLYQGLTDPDPIVKKNTLMVLTHLILNGMIKVKGQLGEMAKCLEDPDQRIADLAKLFFSELSTKDNALYNNLQDVISHLSIGAHAVDEETFEKTMRFIFKFIEKEKQAEAIVEKLCQRFRLATEERQWRDIAFCLSLLPFKSERSMKKLIEALPFYQDKLHEETVFRRFTEILAKARANKGAGKPETELKEFEAILSEHQAKGLEEQALEADVAKKTKAAKRRAAKRPQAAEPKARPKRGGECTCVLWNHTDKQGRRQVVESEEEEEE from the exons ATGGACAACTACAACCTCCAGGAGGAGCTCCTGTCGCTCTCTTCCGACCCATCAATCTACCCCATCCGCAATGAGCTCGACATTCCCGACCTCTCGTCGTCCACGATCGACGAGCACCTCTCGATGGCCATCGAGGCGGTGGTGAACGACCCCGACGTTATCCTGCACTCGCCCGACCAGACGATCGACGTCTTCGCCTCGGTCCTCAAGCATGCCGACGCACCGACCGTCAACGGCGCCGTCCTCCAgaagacgctcgacgccatctgCTCGGGCATGAGCCACCACGCGACGGCTGTCATGGCCCTCGTTGCCCCTGGCAACGACGATCTTGACGCTCCCCTCCAGCACAAGAcccagctcgagctctgGGCCTTCCTCATGCAGTGgttcgtcgccgcggccgagaagggcgcGGGCCGCCAGCCCGGTGAGGAGGCGGTCGCTACGAAGGCCCGCGGCGgtgccaagggcaagaagaccACCAAGGCGGCAGCTCAGCCTACGTCGTTTGTTTGGGTCGACCACTTGCCGCTGGTGCTCAACACTATGCACCGCGCACTCCgcctgccgacgtcgcgcatCTGGCGTACCTCGTCGGAGCGCGAGGCTTTCGTTTCGTGCTTCACCAAGCCTGCGTACCAGCTTGCCGAGGCTGAAGCCTACCTCAAGGTTAACGACATCCGCCTCGGTGTCTACAAGGTCATCTGCTTGGCTGTCAAGTTCCATGGTCACGCCTTCGGCGCCCAGACCAGCATCGTCCAGAACCTCACCTACTTTGAGCACCTGTCCGAGCCcatggccgagctgctcgccatTCTGGAGAAGGAGTTCGACTACCCTCAGCTCGCTGAGGAGGTTCTCCGTGATGTCGCTGGCAAGACCTTCTCTCACACCGACGCCAAAGGCCCCCGCTCTTTCTCGCGCTTCCTCGTGCGCCTTGCCGAGCTGAGCCCCCGCGTCGTCCACAAGCAGATGCCGTTACTGCTCACGCATCTCGACAGTGAT GCTCACCCCATGCGTATGGCTATCGTCGAGATCATTGGCCTGCTCATCAAGGACCTGTCCATGGcagaggacggcgacgaggagcagaagaagaagcaaATTAAGCGCTTCTTCGAGATCCTGCTCGAGCgcttcctcgacctcaactcCTATGTGCGCTCCAAGGTGCTCACCACTCTCATCAAGCTCTGCGA CCTCCCAGTCAAGTTCCCCAAGCAGCGTGCGCAGATTGCCGAGCTTACCATCCGCACCCTCGAGGACAAGACTTCATCCGCCCGTCGTTACGCCATCCAGCTGCTCTGCAAGCTGCTCGAGACCCACCCCTTCGGAGCCCTCCACGGTGGTACACTCAACCTCCCAGAGTGGCAGGAGCGTTACGACAAGGTCTGCgttgagctcgagaaggtcgACACCCAGGAGATGGAGAAGGCTCGCCGTGATGCCggcatggacgacgaggattCCGATGAGGACTCcgacgaagaagaggaggagactgctgaggaggacgccgaagaggacgaagaggccgacgacgatgactACGAGGGTGATGAGGATGCGGACGAAACCGAAGGCACtcccaagcccaagcccaagaaggtcaagaaggagaagaaggagcgAAAGCCCCGCAAGTCTCAGATCGACATGgctgccgtcgaggccgagcagtCGTCGCTTGACGCCGAAGCCGTCATGCGCCTTAGACTTACCAAGAAGTACTACTCGGACGCCCTGCGATTCATCAACCAGATCGAGTCATCGATCCCGACACTCTGCCAGCTGCTCGTCAGTACCAACAAGACCGAGGTGCTTGAGTCGATGCGTTTCTTCCGCACCGCCTACGAGTACAACATTGCGTCATCTGAGCAAGGTATCAAGACCATGCTTCACCTCATTTGGACCAAGGACGTCAATGCTACTACCGACGAGGGTACAGAGACTCGCAGCATCCGTGGCAACCTCATCGACGTCTACCGCAGCTTGTACTTTGACGTCGTGCCCGACCTCACGCCCAAGCAGCAGGTCAACCGTATCGCCAAGAACATGATTGA GCGGACATACGGTGCCacactcgccgagctcacgtCTCTTGAGGAGCTTATGCGCACAATGatgctcgacggcggtgtCCACCCTGATGTCATCAACAAGCTCTGGCAGGTGTACAGCACCGAACAGGAAATCCCCAAGGCCCAGCGCCAGGGTGCTATCATTATCCTTGGCATGCTTGCTGTTGCCAAGCGGGAGATTGTCGCTGATCGTGTTGAGGCGCTTCTCAAGATTGGACTCGGCCCTCATGGCATG AACGACCTTGTTCTCGCTCGCTACACTTGCATTGCGCTTCAGCGCCTTGGTGGCAGtgccaagaaggtcaagggTTCGCTTGCCGACAAGACGATGCGCCTCCCAATGGACAACCCGGTGTTCGTCAAGCTCCAGAACGTCATCGAGCACGCTTCTCGTTCGCCTCAGTGGTTTGGCATGGCTGAGCAGGCGGTCAACACCATCTACCTGCTTGGCCAGCAGCCCGATGCTCTCTGTGGTCAGATCATCAAGGATCTGACTGCGAGGGTCTTCGCTAAGACCGCTGCCGTGGAAGCTGCTCCGGAGCCTGAGGCGACCCAGGAGGCTGGAGAGTCGCCTGCGGAGACGGCGCCGTCTGTTGACGGAACAGAGGTGACTGACGCCGCGTCCACACAAGGCGAGGCTGTCGTGCCCAAGGAGCCCTCCAAGGACGAGATTGGTGCCTTCAAGCTGGCCCAGCTGGTGTTTGTCGTCGGCCACGTCGCCCTCAAGCACATTGTCtacctcgagcttgtcgagcgcgagttCAAGCGCCGCAAGGATGAGAAGGCGAAGG AGAAGGCagccgagaaggccaaggagaaggacggaggcaacgacctcgaggcggttGCTGGTAATGCTGAGGACGACATTGGTGACCTCATCGCCAACATCCGTGAGAAGGAGCTTCTGTATGGCGAGAAGAGCCTGCTTGCTCTCTACGGCCCGATGATTGCCGCCATCTGCGCCAGTCCCAAGCGCTACAGGGTAGGTTTCTGCCACAAGTACAATACTGACCGTCAGTCACCCACTCTTCGCGAGGCCGCTGTCCTTGCCCTCACCAAGTTCATGTGCGTCAGCTCTGCCTTCTGCGAGGCCCATCTTCTCCTGCTCTTCAAGATCCTCGAGACCAGCCGCGACCCCATTGTTCGCAGTAACATTGTGATCGCCCTCGGAGACATTGCGGTCTGCTGGGGCAGCTTGATCGACGAC AACTCTGAGCGCCTCTACCAGGGCTTGACAGACCCCGACCCGATTGTCAAGAAGAACACGCTCATGGTCCTGACCCATCTTATCCTCAACGGTATGATCAAGGTCAagggccagctcggcgagatGGCCAAGTGCCTCGAGGACCCCGACCAGCGAAttgccgacctcgccaagctcttCTTCTCCGAGCTCAGCACCAAGGACAATGCTCTGTACAACAACCTCCAGGACGTCATCTCGCACCTGAGTATCGGtgcccacgccgtcgacgaggagacgtTTGAGAAGACGATGCGCTTCATCTTCAAATTTatcgagaaggagaagcaggccgaggctATTGTCGAGAAGCTCTGCCAGCGATTCCGTCTGGCCACTGAGGAGCGCCAGTGGCGTGACATTGCATTCTGCTTGTCGCTTCTGCCGTTCAAGTCGGAGCGGTCCATGAAGAAGCTCATCGAGGC ACTGCCATTCTACCAGGACAAGCTGCACGAGGAGACTGTGTTCCGGCGCTTCACAGAGATTCTCGCCAAG GCTCGTGCCAACAAGGGAGCTGGCAAGCCGGAGACTGAGCTCAAGGAGTTCGAGGCCATTCTCTCTGAGCACCAGgccaagggcctcgaggagcaggctCTCGAGGCTGATGTGGCAAAGAAGACCAAGGCGGCGAAGCGGCGTGCTGCTAAGCGGCCACAGGCTGCCGAGCCCAAGGCACGGCCAAAACGTGGCGGTGAGTGCACCTGCGTGTTGTGGAACCATACTGACAAGCAAGGACGGCGGCAGGTGGTCGAGagtgaggaagaggaagaggagtGA
- the COQ4 gene encoding Ubiquinone biosynthesis protein COQ4, mitochondrial yields the protein MSRPLAPLLHSTRAVASSSRAAVALPASARRHASSSAPATPPTPPKNYPDHVPLNGAQNALLAVGSGVVGVLNYTSRPDLIATLSESTASTFLPRLHEAMASHPEGRQILRDRPTLSSKTVSLDYLRGLRRGTVGREYVEWLDRDGFTPDAREKVRYIDPPSLAYTMLRYRQTHDLYHTLFSLPPTLAHELSLKVVEYANMGLPAAALSSLFGPARLSGKMRQRWIDDWVPWALRTGTGGRTLVGVYWEKRWEQGIGELRRELGVSRNDGNGVEARWRGYRELREMERALRRTGEWVDEPEEW from the exons ATGTCCAGGCCACTCGCTCCGCTCCTGCAcagcacgcgcgccgtggcgtcaagctcgcgcgcggcggtcgccCTCCCTgcttcggcgcggcgccacgcgtcgtcgtcggcaccagccacgccgccgaccccgccaaaGAACTACCCCGACCACGTCCCCCTCAACGGCGCGCAGAACGcactcctcgccgtcggctcgggcgtcgtcggcgtgctcaacTACACGTCCCGCCCAGACCTCATTGCGACACTGTCCGAGtcaacggcgtcgaccttcctcccccgcctGCATGAAGCCATGGCGTCGCACCCCGAGGGCCGCCAGATCCTGCGCGACAGGCCCACGCTGTCATCCAAGACTGTCAGCCTCGACTACCTCcgcggcctgcgccgcggcactGTGGGGAGAGAGTATGTTGAGTGGCTGGACCGCGACGGGTTTACGCCGGACGCACGAGAAAAG GTGCGCTACATCGACCCGCCCTCCCTCGCCTACACCATGCTGCGCTACCGCCAAACGCACGACCTGTACCACACGCTCTTCTCCCTCCCACCGACGCTGGCCCACGAGCTCTCCCTCAAGGTGGTAGAGTACGCCAACATGGgcctgccggcggcggccctGTCGTCGCTGTTCGGGCCGGCGCGGCTCAGCGGCAAGATGCGCCAGCGGTGGATCGACGACTGGGTTCCCTGGGCACTGCGAACCGGTACCGGCGGAcgcacgctcgtcggcgtgtacTGGGAGAAGCGCTGGGAGCAGGGTATTGGTGAGCTAcgccgcgagctgggcgtgagcCGGAACGATGGgaacggcgtcgaggcccgcTGGAGGGGATACCGCGAGCTCCGGGAGATGGAGCGGGCGCTGCGACGTACCGGCGAGTGGGTCGACGAGCCGGAGGAGTGGTAG